In a single window of the Microbacterium sp. Root61 genome:
- the argH gene encoding argininosuccinate lyase, with product MSDTKNDGTNEGALWGARFASGPSPELVALSRSTHFDWALALYDIAGSHAHAKALAAAGYLTPDEETRMHAGLDTLAARITDGSLQPSPSDEDVHGALEQALIATVGPELGGKLRAGRSRNDQIATLVRMYLLDHSRTIARDILRLIDAIVAQAEAHALAIMPGRTHLQHAQPVLLAHHLQAHAWPLVRDLERLRDWSARASVSPYGGGALAGSTLGLDPQLVARELGLARPSENSIDGTAARDVVAEFAFIAAQVGIDLSRFAEEIILWNTREFGFVTLHDGYSTGSSIMPQKKNPDIAELARGKSGRLIGNLAGLLATLKGLPLAYNRDLQEDKEPVFDSIATLEVLLPAFTGMVATLRFDTERMAELAPQGFSLATDVAEWLVKTGVPFRDAHEASGRLVQLCEESGIELSEVTDEMLAAASPNLSPDVREVLTIEGSVASRAGVGGTAPVRVAEQRAELVARSQTVAHALGL from the coding sequence GTGAGCGATACGAAGAACGACGGGACCAACGAAGGCGCACTCTGGGGAGCCCGGTTCGCGTCCGGACCCTCGCCCGAACTGGTGGCGCTGAGCCGCTCGACGCATTTCGACTGGGCGCTCGCGCTGTACGACATCGCCGGATCGCACGCGCACGCCAAGGCGCTCGCCGCGGCCGGCTACCTCACGCCCGATGAGGAGACCCGCATGCACGCGGGCCTCGACACCCTCGCCGCGCGCATCACCGACGGCTCGCTGCAGCCCTCGCCCAGCGACGAGGACGTGCACGGCGCGCTCGAGCAGGCGCTGATCGCGACGGTCGGACCCGAACTGGGCGGCAAGCTCCGCGCCGGGCGCAGTCGCAATGACCAGATCGCCACCCTGGTGCGCATGTATCTCCTGGACCACTCCCGCACCATCGCCCGCGACATCCTCCGCCTCATCGACGCGATCGTCGCGCAGGCCGAGGCGCACGCCCTGGCGATCATGCCGGGTCGTACGCACCTGCAGCACGCGCAGCCGGTGCTGCTCGCCCACCACCTTCAGGCCCACGCGTGGCCGCTGGTGCGCGACCTGGAGCGGCTCCGCGACTGGAGTGCACGGGCATCCGTCTCGCCGTACGGCGGGGGAGCGCTCGCCGGATCGACCCTCGGGCTCGACCCCCAGCTCGTCGCCCGCGAACTGGGCCTGGCCCGTCCGTCGGAGAACTCCATCGACGGCACCGCCGCGCGCGACGTCGTGGCCGAGTTCGCGTTCATCGCGGCGCAGGTGGGCATCGACCTGTCCCGCTTCGCCGAGGAGATCATCCTCTGGAACACGCGGGAGTTCGGCTTCGTCACCCTGCACGACGGGTACTCGACCGGCTCGAGCATCATGCCGCAGAAAAAGAACCCCGACATCGCCGAGCTCGCACGCGGGAAGTCCGGGCGACTGATCGGCAACCTCGCGGGCCTGCTCGCGACACTCAAGGGCCTTCCGCTCGCGTACAACCGCGACCTGCAGGAGGACAAGGAGCCGGTGTTCGACTCCATCGCCACGCTCGAGGTGCTCCTGCCGGCGTTCACCGGCATGGTCGCCACGCTGCGCTTCGACACCGAACGGATGGCGGAGCTCGCACCGCAGGGCTTCAGCCTCGCAACGGATGTGGCCGAGTGGCTCGTGAAGACCGGTGTGCCGTTCCGCGACGCCCACGAGGCGTCGGGTCGTCTCGTGCAACTGTGCGAGGAGAGCGGCATCGAGCTGTCGGAGGTGACCGACGAGATGCTCGCCGCCGCCTCGCCGAATCTGTCGCCCGATGTACGCGAAGTGCTGACCATCGAGGGATCGGTCGCCAGTCGCGCCGGTGTCGGCGGCACCGCCCCGGTGCGCGTCGCCGAGCAGCGCGCCGAACTCGTGGCGCGCTCCCAGACGGTGGCGCACGCTCTCGGCCTTTAG
- the argF gene encoding ornithine carbamoyltransferase — protein sequence MTRHLLRDDDLTAAEQSEILDLAIELKKDRWADKSLAGPQTVAVIFDKSSTRTRVSFAVGIADLGGTPLIISTANSQLGGKETPADTARVLERQVAAIVWRTYAQAGLEEMAAGTRVPVVNALSDDFHPCQLLADLLTIREHKGELKGLTLAFFGDGRSNMAHSYMLAGVTAGMHVRVASPEDYAPREDVVADADRRAADTGGSVTLHTDALEAAAGADIIVTDTWVSMGKEEEKLARLRDLGAYKVTQETMSLAKPDAIFIHCLPADRGYEVDAEVIDGPQSVVWDEAENRLHAQKALLVWLLRQG from the coding sequence ATGACCCGTCACCTGCTGCGCGACGACGATCTGACGGCTGCCGAGCAGTCCGAGATCCTCGACCTCGCGATCGAGCTGAAGAAGGACCGCTGGGCAGACAAGAGCCTCGCCGGGCCCCAGACGGTCGCGGTGATCTTCGACAAGTCCTCGACCCGCACCCGCGTCTCGTTCGCCGTCGGCATCGCCGATCTCGGCGGGACCCCGCTGATCATCTCGACGGCCAACAGCCAGCTCGGCGGCAAGGAGACCCCGGCCGACACTGCCCGGGTGCTCGAGCGCCAGGTGGCCGCGATCGTGTGGCGCACGTACGCGCAGGCCGGTCTCGAGGAGATGGCCGCGGGCACCCGCGTGCCGGTGGTCAACGCACTGAGCGATGACTTCCACCCGTGTCAGCTGCTGGCCGACCTGCTCACGATCCGCGAGCACAAGGGCGAGCTCAAGGGCCTGACCCTCGCGTTCTTCGGCGACGGCCGCAGCAACATGGCGCACTCGTACATGCTCGCCGGTGTGACCGCCGGCATGCACGTGCGCGTGGCGTCGCCCGAGGACTATGCACCGCGTGAAGACGTCGTCGCCGACGCCGACCGTCGTGCCGCCGACACCGGGGGATCGGTCACGCTGCACACCGACGCCCTGGAGGCCGCGGCCGGCGCCGACATCATCGTGACCGACACCTGGGTGTCGATGGGCAAGGAGGAGGAGAAGCTCGCGCGCCTCCGCGACCTCGGTGCCTACAAGGTCACCCAGGAGACCATGTCGCTCGCCAAGCCCGATGCGATCTTCATCCACTGCCTCCCCGCCGACCGCGGGTACGAGGTCGACGCCGAGGTCATCGACGGCCCGCAGAGCGTGGTCTGGGACGAAGCGGAGAACCGGTTGCACGCGCAGAAGGCGCTGCTGGTGTGGCTGCTGCGGCAGGGCTGA
- a CDS encoding heparan-alpha-glucosaminide N-acetyltransferase domain-containing protein: protein MAAAAGLSTHLTTRWDRLNGPSRVAGIDLARGLAVVGMFAAHLLWIEEFDVTDAATWLGIVHGRSSILFATLAGVSIGLVTGGRTPLTGAPGHVARGRLAVRAGLLWVLGLLLIATGVPVYVILPAYAILFLLALPLTPLGARVLLMIAAALAIVMPFFYVWLDGLLWSFSEGALIDASIGWHYPFPVWLAFVVAGMGLARLGIRDVRVQFGALVVGAGLAILGYGLAFLTGADTSGEPASYWEAIWTARSHSSGLLEVIGSGGFAIGVIGACLLLCRTVVTWVVLPIRAVGSMPLTAYTVQILAWAVAAIVVLGDPTDLVGFRDLAPFWPLTLLTIAGCTAWALLIGRGPLEWALDKAARFVVPSRTRRIPQ from the coding sequence GTGGCTGCTGCGGCAGGGCTGAGTACACACCTCACGACGCGCTGGGACCGGTTGAACGGTCCCAGCCGCGTCGCGGGCATCGACCTGGCCCGCGGTCTCGCGGTGGTGGGGATGTTTGCGGCGCACCTGCTCTGGATCGAAGAATTCGACGTGACGGATGCCGCCACCTGGCTGGGCATCGTGCACGGGCGTTCGTCGATCCTCTTCGCCACCCTCGCCGGTGTGTCCATCGGACTGGTCACGGGCGGACGGACGCCGCTGACCGGCGCACCCGGGCATGTCGCGCGCGGGCGTCTCGCGGTACGCGCAGGCCTGTTGTGGGTACTCGGCCTGCTTCTCATCGCGACCGGCGTACCCGTGTATGTCATCCTCCCCGCGTACGCGATCCTGTTCCTGTTGGCACTTCCGCTGACGCCGTTGGGTGCGCGCGTCCTGCTGATGATCGCTGCGGCCCTCGCGATCGTGATGCCGTTCTTCTACGTCTGGCTCGACGGGCTGCTGTGGAGCTTCAGCGAGGGAGCGCTCATCGATGCGTCGATCGGCTGGCACTACCCCTTCCCTGTGTGGCTCGCCTTCGTCGTGGCAGGGATGGGGCTCGCACGTCTCGGCATCCGGGATGTGCGCGTGCAGTTCGGGGCTCTCGTGGTCGGTGCCGGACTCGCGATCCTCGGTTACGGGCTCGCGTTCCTCACGGGCGCGGACACCTCGGGCGAGCCGGCGTCCTACTGGGAGGCCATCTGGACCGCCCGTTCGCACTCCAGCGGACTGCTCGAGGTGATCGGTTCGGGAGGGTTCGCGATCGGAGTCATCGGCGCGTGCCTGCTGCTGTGCCGCACGGTCGTGACCTGGGTCGTGCTCCCGATACGCGCCGTCGGTTCCATGCCGCTGACCGCGTACACGGTGCAGATCCTGGCGTGGGCCGTCGCGGCGATCGTCGTCCTCGGCGACCCCACCGATCTCGTCGGCTTCCGTGATCTCGCACCCTTCTGGCCGCTCACTCTGCTGACCATCGCGGGGTGCACCGCGTGGGCGCTGCTGATCGGCCGCGGGCCGCTGGAATGGGCCCTGGACAAGGCCGCGCGGTTCGTCGTACCGAGTCGGACGAGGCGAATTCCGCAATGA
- a CDS encoding acetylornithine transaminase, with translation MNAWRDDAGRDLVRSFGPRMEMFVRGEGAYLWDDQGRRYLDFLAGIAVNSLGHAHPVFVEAIATQAATLAHVSNYFATPPQLELAARLKRLAGTGESGRVYFGNSGAEANEAAFKLARLHGGTERPRILALTNAFHGRTMGTLALTGKPAMQEPFLPMVPGVEFIDSTIEALEAALDDRVAALFVEPIKGEAGVVELPAGYLQTARALTEKHGALLILDEIQTGAGRTGEWFAFQHAGITPDAITLAKGIGGGFPIGALVTFGAASELFYPGTHGSTFGGNALGTAVSSAVLAEIEGSGLVQNAADRGAQLREAIEAIGSPLIDGCRGQGLLIGVGLSQPVAKALVEAAQDHGLIVNAPNDETIRLVPALNIGDVEIDEFIQLFTAALAAVEAALPATQEVSA, from the coding sequence ATGAACGCGTGGCGGGATGACGCCGGACGGGATCTGGTGCGGAGCTTCGGCCCGCGGATGGAGATGTTCGTCCGCGGTGAAGGCGCCTACCTCTGGGACGACCAGGGCCGTCGCTACCTCGACTTCCTGGCAGGGATCGCCGTGAACTCGCTCGGGCACGCGCACCCGGTCTTCGTCGAGGCGATCGCCACACAGGCGGCCACCCTGGCGCACGTGTCGAACTACTTCGCCACGCCGCCGCAGCTCGAGCTCGCCGCGCGCCTGAAGCGTCTCGCGGGCACGGGGGAGTCCGGCCGCGTCTACTTCGGCAACTCCGGCGCCGAGGCGAACGAGGCGGCATTCAAGCTCGCCCGCCTGCACGGCGGCACCGAGCGCCCCCGCATCCTCGCGCTGACCAACGCCTTCCACGGCCGCACGATGGGCACGCTCGCCCTCACCGGCAAGCCCGCCATGCAGGAGCCGTTCCTGCCGATGGTGCCCGGTGTCGAGTTCATCGACTCGACCATCGAGGCGCTGGAGGCGGCGCTCGACGACCGCGTCGCTGCGCTGTTCGTGGAGCCCATCAAGGGCGAGGCCGGCGTCGTCGAGCTTCCCGCGGGCTACCTGCAGACTGCGCGCGCGCTCACCGAGAAGCACGGCGCACTCCTGATCCTGGACGAGATCCAGACCGGTGCGGGCCGTACCGGTGAATGGTTCGCCTTCCAGCACGCCGGCATCACGCCGGATGCCATCACCCTCGCCAAGGGCATCGGCGGCGGGTTCCCCATCGGGGCGCTCGTCACCTTCGGCGCGGCCAGCGAGCTGTTCTACCCGGGCACGCACGGCTCGACCTTCGGCGGCAACGCCCTGGGCACCGCCGTCTCCAGTGCGGTCCTCGCCGAGATCGAGGGCTCGGGACTCGTGCAGAACGCCGCCGATCGCGGTGCCCAGCTGCGCGAGGCGATCGAGGCGATCGGCTCCCCGCTGATCGACGGATGCCGCGGCCAGGGCCTGCTCATCGGCGTCGGGTTGTCCCAGCCCGTCGCCAAGGCGCTCGTGGAGGCCGCGCAGGATCACGGCCTCATCGTCAACGCCCCCAACGACGAGACCATCCGCCTCGTCCCCGCCCTCAACATCGGCGACGTAGAGATCGACGAGTTCATCCAGTTGTTCACTGCGGCGCTTGCCGCGGTCGAGGCCGCTCTGCCGGCCACCCAGGAGGTTTCCGCATGA